Sequence from the Denticeps clupeoides chromosome 20, fDenClu1.1, whole genome shotgun sequence genome:
ggcctcagCAGAGTCCGCAGGTGCAGTGGAACGTAGCGCAGGTATCAGCCAGGTTCTCACCAATCAGTAGAAAATCTGTAGATTCATTAAAACTTCTATTCTATAATCCAGCCatgttttattacaattttaattctgaaatgaaaataaacgaTTACTTATTGCactcaaaaatacaaataaaatattgcttGTTGACTATTTGTTTCATGttgatagtgtttttttttttttttatataatataaattctTGTTCTAATTACAGGTCTCACAATTTGACCAGATTTCGATTATCAATGCAgccaattaatatttaaatttattttatttttttttacatttttcaaagcgtccacacgggcattcagcaccagcatttGGTTGGCTGCGTATTCGGATGGTGTCAAATAAACTCGGCATAAATGCATATGGTGCGGAGCGCCGCTGTTCTCCgatcaggctgccacagtcactaccggcactaatttttaactagaaaatcaccaagcaacgccattatgatataatcaattatgttctgcactgcatcgatgcagaaccGCCCATGTTTTTTTCTATGCATATTTTCATTCTCTCttcattttgttattatttaattgtaatatttatttatttattttgacccTGCAGATGACACAGCACATGGCTGGTATGAACTTCTATGGGACCACAGGCATGATGGGATACGGGCAGCCCACAGATGGTGCCACACCCCCCGGCGGCGGTCACTCTCTCGACTCGCACGTATGGAAGTGATGGGATTGTATGGGCTCCCGATGGCGGGTTGAAAGGCCGACAGACTTCACGCATTCGTACCACACAACATGAGATGACTGGGAACGTCCGGAACGttcttacgcccgcatcgccaCTTTCACACGCCCCATGTTTGCCttggaaccttttttttttttttttttttatacaccgCCAGAATCTAGATGGTAGGAAAGTGACAAGTGGTCACGCTGTCACCCAGCCATCTATCGACAtccttgtttctgtgtgtgcgtgtgttactAAGCCTCCTTTGAGGACACCTCAGCTCAACTCAGGAGTCGACTGGTGAAGGGTTATGGCTGCAGACGGCCTCCTGTCAGTCTGTGTTGCACTTAACATTTACAAATACAAGTTGGAACCAAAGACCATGGGAGCAAcctataggtgtgtgtgtgtgttgtgccacGCTCAGGATTTTGACATTGTTTCAGCCATCTTAACTCATGCAGGGTATGTAATAAAactgctgtgtctgtgtctgtgtctgtgtgtgtgtgtgtgtgtgtgtgtgtgcgtgtgtgcgcgcgcgtgcgcgtgttttttttaggtttaaTGTTAATTTTGGCTGAAAtcgttctacacacacacacacacacacacacacacacacacacacacattgcctgTGAGGTTTGTCTGTTGACTGAGGCCTGGTGTTGGTGAGGGACGGTCTGTCACCATTACCTTTGCACTTCATGTGTTACCATGGAGACGTTATTCTGCTGCTTTTGTACGCACAGGCGGGAAGTGATGTCACATGCCCTAGTGAATGATCTTTTATTAGCGTGATGTGATTAGCTGTCTCTGTCTCCTCCCCTTTGCTCCCCTCGTCTGTCTGATTTGACTAACTTCTCCAGAGCAGCTTTCACTGCCGCCCCCTGGTGGTAAAACGTGGGAAGGGCTAAACGTGTACCAATAAAAATATatcccctgcacacacacacacacacacacacacacacatatgcttgcgcgcgcgcgcgcacacacacacacatacacatattcaTTACCCAAAACTGCTTACCTGTACATCTGCACTGTTCTTTTAATTTTTGATTTAGAATGATCTCACTGTGATAGGAATGTGATAACTAATTGAGACCAATAATGTTAAACCGTTTGGAACATTTCATCCTTATGTGTATCAGTCTGCAGCATTTCTGCCTCTAATACTTCCTGCTGAATGGAACACGCTGAGTTCAGTCCCTCTGGAGCcctgtgggatttgaacttccTCCAAAAGgacttttattattgttgtcgTTATTACTATTACACTTTTATTATAATGAGCACTGCATGATGTACCTATGAAGAGGTgtatatcatttttatttctcctaTCTTGTGAAACTGAATGTTTGTGTGAACTGAAGCTGCACTTTACTCTTGAATCGTTGCTTGGAGACCGAAGCAGGATTGGGCTGATCAGAGAAACGTTTTTAAGACATTCCACTTCAAATGTCTGcctgctgctgattggctgacaccAGAGGGCACCGGCGGCCACTCTGCTGTAGGCTCTGTGTTTTCtgaattgtatatatatattttttcctctcttcatcATTTCGACCAATAGAACAGTGGCTACTATCATGTGCGTGGCTACAGAGAGTCTCAAATTGTGCAATTGGGAGATTTTGTTAAacctgaacaaaaaaattacaaattgcGGTTTTGGTCGTAGATGTTAAACTGAATTGGAATTTTTCAGCTAAACATTGATTATGTAAAATGTTAGCAACATGTTGAAGTACCAAGATCTGGCGCCTTTTCTCAATGCCGGCCCCTGCTGCTGTCTTGGTGCTAAAATCCTCACAAGCTTCTAGTGGGGAGACTTTGCAGTGAAATTTCAGCACTCACAGAATGTaacttttttaattgaaatcatATTTTGTGTTCTCCATTCCATGCTTAATGTTCATGCAGAGtctgtgaagttttttttttttttcctttaccaTATCCTCTATATCTAGGATGACTGCAAATGTATGTATAATTAAAGGCCTGGCGATTGTGAGTTTGTGcgattgtgtgtttttatacttTGATTTTACCCTGGGAACGGGGatttattaaatcattattatgtaatgtaaataatcttggaaaaacaattaaaaaaaaaaaaaaaaacgatataaAGAATTGTAGAGATGATTCAGTTAAAACTTTATTGACTTTGTTTCCAGCTGTCAGAGGGCATGCACAATACAGGCTTCTGAGTCaaaatcggtgtgtgtgtgtgtgtgtgttttttttttttttttttttagttatttttaatatatatataatattttttttaaataatatatttgttctttttttttttgtacaaaactACGTGCAccttaaataattctgttgcgTACAAACCACAAAAATACCAGTTTTACATTATCAAATACTGCACATAGAAAACATTTACAAAGCACAGGTATAAAATTACAGCTTCGCACTTGCCTTCATTTACGCTTGATCGTTACAATCATCGTGAAATGGgaataggttttttttttttttatgttatattccttttttttcgtGCCATTATCGCCCGTTTCTTATACTTGACTATTTTAAATCTTTCCCACATTCATCTTGTTAGCTTGTACTGCTTTAATAAGACAGGAAAAAGGAGTGGATGAATCAAAAAGGTACGTCAAGAGCTAATGCTAACATCGAACAGTAGTGCTACATGATGATGCATCATTGttagaaaacattttttgcttGTGGGTTGTAAAATTTTGGGATCATTTGTAAAATAGTTTGTTCTGTCTGGATTCTGTGCTTTTAAAACACgacaagattttattttttatttttttccattccttCCGCTGAGTGCAAAAAGAACACGTCGCCCGTCCAGGACAGTTATTGCACAAAGAAGGAAGAAAGGCTGATCACATGCTACAAGGATTTCCTGTTCTCCGCCATGAAATATTTCCCCTCTTCCTTGGACTGCCAGGGCAGTAAAGTGGTGTTTGTCTATTAAAGACCATGCATCTGTACGTAGGTTTGTAAGTACGCAAATGTACTACAGCAGTGATTAACGTTAATCAGGCCTACAGCTTCTCTGAAAATGAGCTCCGCCCACCTCCAGAATCTTGTTACTGTAAAAGGCCTCAGTAACCAAGGCTTGTTCAGTTAAAACAGTTCcagtcaataaatcaataacgTATACGCAGGATACGGCATGTTCTCATAATCAATTGCATGCGTGCCACATACATTCATTTCAATAGGATGAagtttaagcttttttttttctttttttttaatccgtaCGACAGTGTGCCAGTGCTACAACTGGTCAAATGTTGGAAATGAAATAAGGGCGTTTACATCAATGCCGCCCAAATACGACAACTGTTTGCATGTGATCTTTTCAAAGGTCACAGGATAACGAAAAGATAGGAAACGCGTCCTTTAGCATAAACCATCTAACGTAGACAGAACACGTAAACCAATCACGTATGGCCAAAGGTTTCACAGCAACCAATCAGTAATACTCATACAAAAGTCCCACCCTTTCCTAAAACAGCAGCGTTGTAAAGCATGCGGACTGCCATAATTAAACAAGAAATACATCTGACCGGGGGCGTGGTCCACAAAAAGTAGGATTATTCGTCACTTCTAGCTAAATTTAACTTTGCTTGTAACGGATAAGCCCAGCTTAGTGGAACACGCCCCTGGGAAGTGTCCATCGGAGAACATCTTGGCCACAACCTTCCCAACATTCCTGCTTTTTTAGGACAacagtttttccattttcatcgTCGTTCTGATCAGAAGTAGCCCGTCCCACATATTCAACAAGGTGGAGTTGGGCGGAGTCGCATGGACTGGACACTCCGAACTCACTGTTCAATTGACACTAAAGTGCATCCAACTAGAGACAAAGACCGAAGCCCCCACCACGCGTGCATGTGCCGGGATCATCCTGCAGACGAGGGCGGCCATGTTGCCGTCACCCAGTcgtcacacacacgcgcgtccTACACAATGCGCGACAATTCAACCTTTCATtcgttctttaaaaaaagagtgCAGGTGATTGTTATTTACACACGTGAACGGAACCTCGAAGTCACGTGACGTCACTCGGAAACCCACCAGGAGAAAACAGGAACACCGGCCACGGAAGTCAACCGACGCTGGCATGCTTGCGTCCCCTGCACTTGACATGACATTGATATTTTTGGTATGCTGTAGAAGACAACACCACCAAATGGTGTCTATTCAGATATTTTTGATCCCCAAAGACTGGTAACATTacttatgttctttatttttaccgAATTAGTGGAATTCAGTTAAAAATCAGATTACATTAACTGACGACTGTTTTATGGGGATGCAAACGAAGCATCTCAGGTGCCCTGTAGAACCCGACCCAGGACTCTCTGTCATTTTCCACAGTTCCACACTTTCTACGCTCCATCtgcaaacatgacaaaaatCAAGACGTAAGCGAACGGGCCTTTAGGATACAGACAGTCGTGCATCATTCACTCGTTTTACACCCTGAAATCTGCAGGACCCAGAACGTTACTGTAGCTACGTCATCAACGGTAAAGGGACACAGAAGTTCTCAAGTTCCAAAGTACATAaaatcacaatgaaaaaatattgatatcttATAGtctcatagttttttttcccaccaagGACAGAACATTCAGCCGCGAATAAGATCTTTTTCATACAGTTATACAAGttccattaaagtttttgttaGAATAAATACGTTGTTACATTTGTTTAGTTCctcctctcacacacaaacatttgtcTGTCAGTTGTTCTGAAGGCGCTACTTAAAATCTTGTgcaaatagaaaaagaagagaGGTAACGACTGACCCATGGGCGTTTCATAGAAGGGAAGTAAATGCGAGCACAGAGCAATATTCACACGTCTACAGGTAGAGTTACAGCAGCGGGACCTTTGAGGAGAGAGTTTACAGATGCCCCGCCCACTCTGAAGGGCAGTCCCTACCCCCCTGTTAGAGGTCCAGCGAGGTTACCAGTAGATCTCATTTTCCATCAGACTGGCCTACCATCACATTGGGACTTTAGCATGTTTGCTGGTGGGAAGCccacttcccacaatgcactgggaAGTCACCCTGTGGCTGTTTGTTGTGAAATTTGGCATTTAGGATAGTCTGTGCATGTTCCTGCCTTTGACATTCACATGATTGGCATGTCAGGTAACAATTAATTCCACACTGTGGTATCTTAAAAAAACTCAGGAAACAGGGTCGCAGAGGTCATCCcccaaaaagaaaatcaaagtAAAAAACCAATGGAAAATGTGTGGGCACCGAGACACCATCTCATCACCTTTCTGCACAGAACACAGCAACAAATATTCCAAAAATCAATATCTATAACACATGCACTGGTCTATCTTCTAATATATAAAGTTGAACACTGAAGCAGATTTAAATACTGTGAGGTGAAAAGGTGAAATGCTTAAAGAAACCCAAGTGTCTCCAAACTCGTCCGGGAAAAATAATGGAACAAGGAACAATGACATCTGGATATGTGCTGATCTGAGATTGGTTGTGAAAATGAACTGAGGTATGTGGAAGTGGGTTAAGAACATCAGCAGGAACAAACGCATCACAAGGCTCCTCTCCCGACGCCGCCCGACACCTACAGCGCCCAACAAAGTGGTGGGCAGCGGCGGGCATCTGATGCCAGACGGGGGTGAAGAGCTGGAGGAAGCCGGCGCAGGCACCAGGACTCCGGTGCTGTGGAAGGGAGTGGACGAGGTCTCTGAGGACGTGAGTCCCTGTGCTGGTGGAGGGTGAGGGGTGGCCaggactacatttcccagaggCCTTTGCTGTAGAAGTTCCTACGAAAGGCCTGTTTTTTGatgcagaagaaaaaaggtCCTCggatatcccacaatgcagcatgCCAAGAGTGTTGCTGGTTGAATAATAATTGAATGTTCAACTCTCTGGAACTTGGAGAGAACGGTCCAACCCCTCGTTCGTCCTGACGGTGTCCGGGGTTTCACTCCTCAGTTCCACATTAGCAAAATAAACCAAATGTCATCTCTACTctattagtttttttgttcttttgtaaaGGCAAGCTGAAAATAGCACTTTTCTCAAAGTTTAAAACGTGCAGAATGCAGTcgacacacagcaacacaaacCTCACCGCGGATGATCTATATACTCTATTTATAGACGCAGCCACGCGGGAAAAGAGCGTCAAACAGTGTGTTTGCATGCCGTCTCCGGGAGCCCCACCCTTCGATCTGTGCTAACGTCCCCTTGGTATTTATTTAGTTTGCATTTCATCTAAGTCAGTGACTCTGCTACATATCCACAGTCCTACATCAACAAAAGTATTATTGTTACTATCATGGCCTATAATAATACCAATAATAAATTGctttggtttaaaaataaacGTCGTGTTTGGCATAGACAGGTTAAAGACAGGCATCAGAATGACCCTGGGTTGACCGTGGGAAAAAAACATATGCTGGATTTGTACGaacctcagtgtgtgtgtgtgtgtgtgtgtgtgtgagtgtgtgtgtgtaatcagtGCTACATCTAGGAATGTAATGTCGGGTCATTTTCTaacctgcgtgtgtgtttaggcTGGTGCCACTCTTCAGAGATGGAACAActgcgtgtgtgtatgagtgtgtttgtgtgtatacgtgtgtttgtgtgtatgtgtatatttagGTGCAGGTGGGGCTGGTGGCGCTCTCCAGTGAAGACTGCGACAGGCGCCGGCTCAGAGGTCCGAGACTCGGCTCGGCCAGGGAGGATGTGGGGAAGAGCTTGTACCAGCCGCTGACCATGGAGGAGAGGTCCAGGTCCTCCAGCAGGATCTGGGCCATTCCCATGAAGCACTTGGTGTCCATGCGGCCGTAGTCTCCCCATACGATCACCTGCGCAGCAAAGTTCAGAGGTCAGATTCTCTAGAGCTCAAAGATGATGCCACTTTCTCTGACATATTTCTTCAAAAATAAGTcaaaaattaattcattaaaaattatcagttgtgattggctgactgGACCGAGGCTGACTGACGTCACCTGTAGGACTTTGCCTTGCGAACTCTCATCGAACAGCAGCGACTGCTGGAAGGATGGGTCCAGGGACTTCTTCAGAACTTTGGTCTTTTTCTTGGCCAGACACACCCCGTTCTCCAGCACGTACACCTTAACGTATGTGGCTAATGATTGAAAAACTAAGTATTACCTGGTTGACAACACACAATAATTCTACATGAAATGAACATGACCACATATCATTGGTCCAGCAATAAACAAGGTCACACCTGGAATGTTCTTCGAACCCGGTTTAGGGATCAGACCTCGGGCTTGGTTGATCTCAACTTCCAACTGGCCTTCTCTCTCGACTACGCCCACATGGACATCACCTAAGGGTGGGGAGGTCAAGAAGTCTCCTTTAGAAATTGGAAAAAACCTCAGATTCCTCTGATTTGACCTCTGGgtcattttcaaacagcagTTCCTGTCCAGACCagcagagggagacagaggacaGAGCTAGAGGCAGCAGTCCGCCTCTCTCTGTGTTCTATGGAACTTGTTTGTCTCAGAAGATacctcacatacatacacaactAAATGAAAAGATATCTTTATTCCTCACCCATTGGGGGGGTGGCCAGTGTCTGCCGACCCACAATCTGGGCGGGGCCAAGGCCATCCAAGAAGTCGCTGAACTGGCTCTCTGGGCCGAGTCGAGTCGTAGGGAAGATGAACCTGGAAAGTGACATGCTGATATTAACAAAGTAATGCCACAACACATATAACACAGCTCACAtgttcagtgtttttgtgtgtgtgtatgtgtgccacTCACGTTCCATCTGAACTGTTGCTGTTGGTGCTGCCGTCCGTTGACTCCTTGCTGCCCTGGCGCGTGATGCGGTTGCGCATCTCCACGGCGATGCCTGTCTCTGTGCTCCGCCTGATCGTGGACCGCAGCTTTTTTGTCCCCCCATCTGcaacaaagcacacaaacattAGCACAAACCCTTTTTATATCTGAGAGATATTCACTtgattcttctttttcttcttccttcagcttctcccA
This genomic interval carries:
- the rims3 gene encoding regulating synaptic membrane exocytosis protein 3, with translation MMLSSSMDVPSPGGMSAAAARNVIRSSSISGTMYSLEKSPSCNGPDGGTKKRRSSLGAKMVAIVGLSQWSRSTLQLNQTDGGTKKLRSTIRRSTETGIAVEMRNRITRQGSKESTDGSTNSNSSDGTFIFPTTRLGPESQFSDFLDGLGPAQIVGRQTLATPPMGDVHVGVVEREGQLEVEINQARGLIPKPGSKNIPATYVKVYVLENGVCLAKKKTKVLKKSLDPSFQQSLLFDESSQGKVLQVIVWGDYGRMDTKCFMGMAQILLEDLDLSSMVSGWYKLFPTSSLAEPSLGPLSRRLSQSSLESATSPTCT